The DNA region ACCACTTCTTatgtgtacttgaacataactgaGTTGATATAAAGTGTCTACGCATCTGTCCAAATGTATTAGATATcactgttgactcgtagattgtCGTGTTGCTTGTAAATTTGAGCAAAATATGcaaacattatacattttttattgcaAGACCACAGGGTTCAGTACATATCTATGTCACCCAATAACCatgccattatgtttactagtgtttatagcatgctgtaggAGCGACGGTTTGACCGAATTAGGCTTGAAAAAAACACACATCGAGTCTTTAAAAGTCTAATATAAGTGCATTTTCCATAAATCTCCATGTTTTGCCCCAAATACAGcagttaaacattttttttctcaaaactaGTCTTTGTTTCATGTTCAGTGTTTCTAAAAGCAGAGACATAGATATCCCTAacattcatatccacatatgaaagaacATTTTTCTCTCGTATTTCgacgttttattgtaatttcatTACTATGATTGATTATccatcatttaaaaataaactcGAAAAAATGttactgcaagtcaattctccatacatgaaaattacgtgatattttcaacgcagaTTGCGTAacctgttgtttgtatcttttacaGTAAACCTAGCCTGGTTTCtggaaaaaaagttaaaattgtaccgagaaaatagtaattcggttgacgctgtgacgtcacgaggctgtATTGCCTCAGGCGACATTTAAGTGTATTGCcatagaccagccagtattacacccgtaggtacgGGAGAAAAAGCCATTGACAAATTTAGGTACGAGAGAAAAATGCCATTTACAATTTCAAGTCTGTCTCAATGGTTGAATAAAAACACCCTGATAATTTGACCTCCTCGGTAGCAGCCGGTTTTGTCTGATCGagcttcttttgttgatttactgACGTAACTGAATGTCGTTAACACAGCCTGAATTTAACACTAGTGTCGAGAACAGCGATTGTGGGCAGAAGTAAGTTAGATAATGATTGAGATACGGGTGTACGGTAGTCGATATACTGTTTACTTATATGGTACACCCACCTGACCTTACACACAGAATCTATTATGACGGACGGACGGGGCAAAGTTCGAAGACTACATTCCTCGGACACACTGGCTTCCCTTAACAAACTGGATTGGTAAGTCACTCAAATATTCTACTAAATATTACCATTAATTATGTTAACTGTCAACTGTCATCGCCGTCAATGTTAAACTTTATAATACTAAGACATGGACACATTTATTATTGTTCCGTGTGTAGTGGGCCGTGCCTGATGTAGGATAGTGTGTCCtgatatcacacatgtctagTTTATATAACAGTACTGCAGTCTGCTAGACTTTAAACTGTATGGTTCCTAGTCTGTAGATAACATGTAATTCTATACAGCATAAAATTATCCCAAACGCTACCACAGTTTATTATAAATTGGAGTCAGAACATCGTTCATCGTTCATCGTTCAATGGTACAGGGATTCGATGTCAAAAAATAGGTACGTAACATTCTTTATTGTAATGaatgacattttatataatcaaCATTGATAACATATTTGCGTACTTCACATAGTTGTCTTTGTAGCAATAAGTCTCTTGTAATCTACAATGCAAAATAAGTTTTAAGCAAAACGAAGCAAAACTTATTATATCAAAAGCTAATATAATAAGTAATACTAGCTAACATTAATCTTCGCTGATCCAGGTTTTACCACGTATTATGATAAGCTAAATATGTTTGTAGCTGATGTGACAGCAGGTCTAATGCTCAAGAAGACGATGGATTGTGTTGGATACAGTGGAGGGGCTATGGTAGGTCTGGGAGCAGCCACTGCTGTCACAGCAGCGGCAGCGACCTACTATCTGGCTACCAGGGCAGAACCGATGGTCACTGCTGTGGACTTGAATAACCAGTCTGTTATACTGAAGGTACGTAGTGAAATAAAGTCTGAGGACATTAAAAACATGATAGGCACTCATTTGCCTCTTGTCATAGGCTAGAATGACCTTGATTGGAAGGGCGTATAATGTTTTGTTAGTGTATAAAAGCCAAAGTTCACGGGGAAAAATCTTTCATAGTATGGAAACTACCACATGTGAGTGGTCATACTTGGTGTGGTGGCTGACTTGTAGTGGAATGTCAAACATGGTCACCACTATGTCACCGCAATTCAAAGTTGGATGATTACTGTAATAGTCGGATGTAAGATAATGAATGACGATTTGGTCAGCGGAAACATTCTGAATTATTCCTGACAATCTGTTCACCTTTATTTGGTATCCCTTTTGTGTAGCATCTATTCTTTAACGCCCTTGCAAAACCTGGAGACATAGGAGGACAGTTGTCAATGAATGAACCAAAACCAGCAAGATGATTAAAGGGAACTTGTCAAAAAgacaatgtaataaaacatcggttggtttgtttgatttcttattttaaaatagtCAAGGAAAGACTCACATGCCCTGCAACTAGGACGTACCAACtaccccattgcatgatcgtaaaaggtgactttTGTGAggttatcttttctcttcttgaCTAACCATATTCTTTCtgacgtctcccttgacaccgcttCACTTCTAGTCTAAAGTCGAGCGCTCGCCCTTTTGAGGAatgctttgggttctgtccttTAATTGAAGCACACCATAACTATGCACAATAAGTGCGGTAGTgcctgctcctgcttaacgttCAGCTTCAAAAGAATGTGACGACTTGTTTATCTGTTGTCGTTATACTGTGATCGAATGGAGCGTGCTTTTCGATGTCATGCTTGTCTTGGCCAGACCATGAAATGGAACACGTAACGCTTGACAGTTAGTTTCGACAGGAATtgtcaaaaatatgtttttaggTCATTGAAGTAGAATCATTAATCATTATATCATTAATTATGTTCTTATTTCTGTTTGTAGGACGGCTCAAGATGTTCACACTTCGTGAAAGATGGGAAACAAATGCAGTCCCTATATGACGACGTTAGAACTACATATGACTGTTTCCAAAGGGGATTGCGAGTGTCAAGTAAGCTAAACTGTAAAACTTCTGAATATCCATTATGCATGTGGAAAGGCAAACGTTCATTGTACCTCTCCATTAAGGTTTTAgacctgtttaaactagtgctATTTTTACTTCTTAGGTACTTTAACATAACTATGttgataataatataaatagtGTGTATGCATCAGGCCTAGGCCTAACGTTTAGTAAtactgttgactcgtagattgttgttttgtttggcAAATGtgcaatacatgtaaattatagaTAAGCAAGTCCACAGGGTtcggtacatatttctgtcaccaaataaccgtgtcattatgtttactagtgttaTAGCATTACCTACCAAGAGCGCTGGTTTGATCGGATTGGTCTTTAGAAAAGCATACACATCGAGTCCTTTTTGACCTTGTCATGCAAATGGCGGTTGTAGATTTATCATGTAGTTTAAACAGTGTCTAAAATCTTAATGCTTCTGGCATTTCCTGTCTGATGCCCTCATTATCAATACGTTTGTTTCTAAACATCACTAACAGGACATAAAAACTGACGGAACATATTTAAGGTACAGTCCAATTTTAAATGTTCACCCTTGTGACGTTGGTAAAATCTTTTCAGAGCATGGCTTACAAACTTTTCCAATAATTTTCATCGGCGGATACCCACAGCAGATAAATATGCATGCGAAACGGATCTGCAAATGGAATTCAGTTATAGACATTTGACGATTAGAAAGGATATCTAGGCCCATTTGCTCAAATGGTGAATGGCTGGTTACAATTTAAAGACacttttcaaatcaagataaatttTCAGCTGAAATAACTTCGCCATTTGATTAAATTGCCCCGAAGTATTCCATTATTTACGTACTTGTCCCTTTTAGAGAAAACGTAACAACAGTTTTTATAgcaaatacaaaatgaaacgTTCTCTAATCATATTATTACGCTAATCATCTCTTGAACAACTGTGCCCCGGTGATTACCAAAGCGGGAACTGTCACAGATAATGTATTACgttttgtttcatatttgtGGTGAATAGATGATGGACCATGTTTGGGAGCGAGAACGGGACCGTCAAAGGAATACGAGTGGTTATCATATAGACAGGTTAGCATGACATCTTCCTCTGGCAAAAGTGAACTCTATAGGGTATTCTGGATAGCTGTATCAACGTCGAGTAGAGTACATTCGCTGACGTCTCTGTGATTATATGTTTGTAGCCGTATTTAGATGTCAAGGCCGGCTCATCTTTTACAGTATGGAATCTAACGAGTAACTGCCTATTTATCGATTTCAAAAGTTTAGTTATATCGAGATAGGTTACCCAAAGTAATAGGATATTACTAGGAACTTTTTATGAAGAATAAAAGAATTTATCAGATTCTTAATAGCATTTTCAATTTATAAATTTGCTAAGCAGAAATATTACTCAAGACAATGATTCGAATTTTGtttgagaaatattgataaggTGTCGACATTCGCAAGAGGTGAGTAGAGAATCCCCAATCACCGTCTGTTACTTCTTGGAACCCATTTTATTGTGACACTTTGATAATTTTGCTAATATTGAAAACTGAAACATTATTTTCATGCTCAAAATTAAGAGGTATATTACTATAACCGCAGGTGTATGACCGAGCCATTGCATTCGGGTCGGGACTGTTAGATCTTGGATTAAAAGCAAGCAATGATGAATTTCTTGGGTTTTACAGCATGAACAGAATTGAGGTTTGTATGCCTGTTGAATGTATTCATATTTTGTGCTTCAAACCATAATGCataattaataatttgtttgataGCATTGTTGATTTTAACGTTTTtgctcgaaaaataacaaagtgCTCATACATAGATGAAACCGGAAACATGCAATGTATTTCACGTTTTCTTGTCTAACCCTTTTACTAGAATTATAATGCTATTTAttctattaaaatatatataaatctattaTACTAATATGCGGTGTTTATTTAGcaataaatttgataatattgTTGGTTTTATCCTTTTTCTCGAAAAAATACCAAAGAAATCACGCATCAATGAAATCAGAGTTGTGGTGTAATTTATTTTTGGAATGAATTTAAtgcaaattatttaattatgaaattatacAATCAAACCTCAAAATTTcagcgagaaattcgattcatGAGTGTTCGAATCATAGAGGCTTGACTGTACTAATCTAAGCTTATTATCAACATTTCTATAAAGCTCCATATCTCTTGTTTACCCGCAGTATGTGGTGGCTGAACAGGCCAGTATCATGTTCTCCATGGTCTCTGTCCCTCTATACGATACCTTAGGTACAACCGCCTGCAGCTTCATCATCAACCAGAGTAAGTCACCAAAGTCTTTTGATTGTTCTATATagtttcaacattttattatattttttatacatttagcTCAATATTACTGTAAATAATGTCAATACAAAGGGATGAGGTAACACTAAACATCATCAATACCTTTTGCTATCTTAAAGATACTCCATCgacgacagagcataaatgatattcatcaattgaacgataaatggtgtttaatcatgtatatatatgtctaattaacacaaaaaatattataaaataatttattttgtctttggtgcatgagcaatcagtacttcattccatataggatatagtgctacggaattttttcgggatgcaattaattattttttatattttcaacttgaagtaaaattagaaacttttcaatgacggtaatcgtgtaaattaagtaacttttgtaactgaagaaaaatactaaatcgtctgctcctgtttttaatagtgaaaaaataccatttatcaacggtggaacatctttaagttattttatgaaattaaattttgtaaaaatgtcgatttttgtcaaaatcatgaaatattacctccttgaaaatatttagtttttgaCTGGCATAGAGAATAATGATAACGTTCATTTTCAATACAAAACTGTGACTTTGTGAGTGAAGCACTATCTCTTTCGTTTTAGTTGGTATCACCCATGTGGTATGTGACAAAGTATCAAAGGCGAAGACACTGCTGGACAGTGTAGAGACGACACCGTCTCTTAAGTGTATCATTCTGATCGAGGAGGTGACGGACGAATTGAAAGAACTAGCTGCTGCTGCCAAGATAGACATCGAAGAGTTCAGTGTTGTAGAGGTAATATTTCTCTGATGCATCTTTGTTGTGTAGTACAGAGAACGGTAAACCAACTGATTTTCGCGGGACTTAATTTTGCGTTACCATGCCTATAAGAACCTTTTCACGGTGATTTTATTTCGCGATTTAGACTTTTATAGTCTATTTTCATAcatttgaaagattttgacGGTAATTCTATTTTTTGCGCTTTTATAACGCCCTAAAATTTAAATCGCACACGAAAATAAGTTAGTTTCCAATAAGTGATGTAAAGGTAATTATTCCATTGCTATTACATGTAACGTTACATAACGTCACATATAATTTGAGATGTCTCGGTAAAGTTGATTTTCCCTTTTGcccactacatatatataatattgtaagtCATATctatttgaagtaaaattttcctggtatttatacagcattatacatgtattactgcatgacacatatatttcaaatgaatgtCGCTGAGAAAATCGTTGTGTCATTTTCATGGgttattttgaatttatatacGAGTATTAGATTTCCTGGATGCTTTATGAATTGATAAATTATCTTGTATTTATATTGACAGTCAAAAGGAAAGGCGAACCAAAGAGAACCGAAGGTAAGTGCTGTAATTTTGCTCAAGAGGTTACACTTCCTTTATGAGTTGTAAGATCAAATTGATCTGGACTTAATTTGAGATAATAAACATTTTTGGACAATGTTCATCGTTTTTTGAGACGTatgtatgatatgtttatgtaatcGAATAAATCAAGAGGTCAAGATGGATGGAGAACAGTTTGCTCTATTTGGCGATAATTCCTTCCCATATCTGTAATCTATGTTATTATATACCATTGGATGTTACAGCCTCCGGTACCAACAGATTTGGCTACTATATGCTACACAAGTGGAACTACAggtattaaataatataatctaTTATCACGTCTATGGATATCGTTGGTTAAGATAAATTGCTAATTAAATAGCTACCACTtcgtgaaaaaaaaagaaaaatatatcacCGTCGGCAGTTAGATTTCGTTTTAGTCATGCAAGCCTTCAAACTtcataaattaatgaaaaccgtatgaaatattcatatttgGCCTTAGCATTTACCCAAATTTTGTATCAAGCAGACCAAAAACTCCTGTTGTATGAAGGTGACGTACTGGATTGCCTTATTTTGTTTGTACGTAATAGGTAATAGGGTCCCGATTGACTTGTTTAATCACTCATGTACTGGTAATCGCTCTTAGTCACATTTGTCTCGAAGTGCGTGATTATGATTAAATCAGTGTGTTGTCTGACACTTACACACTGTTACTAAAATTGCAAAGGTTGATTACCCCAAATTGATGTTACGTTTTCAATGCATTCTAATGAgttttttttgtgataatttttGTGGTAATTTACATCTGCAATATTTTGCGTTATCagtgtaaataattttttattgaaataattatttttgtggGTGTTTTGGGAGTGAATTTTGTGTTTCCAATACACGATATTGTATTGTAGCGAcgttttctttttcatttaaagTCTATAATCCAGATATTTACCAAGTGTAACTGTAATTGAAACTAGTCTCATGATCCGTTACTCTTAATTGATTCTATAGGTGATCCTAAAGGAGTCATGCTTTCCCATCAAAACCTTATTAGCAACATGTCAGCTGTAGCATATACAGCACTGGTAAGTTTTCTTGGAATGCATTTAAAGATAGAATAAGAGGCCTATACTTTGGTTTCGAGACCCCAAAACGACGTGGatgaagtacaatttaccgtcgattagtcccaccttccggtgattatgacgaaactcacgtcaaatgatgacgtcataatcaccggatggtgggACTTATCGACGGTAAAATGTACTTTactcacgtcgttttgggatcttaAAACCCCCGTATTGAACTTCTTAATAGGATCATAAATTAATTAGATTGGAGTTTATTGCCTTTTGGTGTACCAGAGCATACGTTGAAAAATAGTTCTAACTTTTACTTGagtttaaatatatgttttcgaAAAATTGCATCTCAAATTTGAAATTCGCTTACTCTTTAGCATTAAGTAAATTAGAAATTACAATTAAACCTATCTTTGCAGATCACCAAATGGATGAAATGGACTTTATAACCAGACTGTCTTTATACATAGGACGAAATGTGTTGATATCAACCATTTTGTGGTGCTAAGGCATGCATGTATACTAATAAACAGAGGTGCAAATTATTTAAACTTTCCTCCATTTCAGAAAGGTGTAACTGTCACACCGCAGGATGTTCATCTATCCTACCTTCCCATGGCGCATGTGTTCGAAAGAGGCATGCAGGTAACATTTTTGTATCAGGCATTTGCACGAATGATTAAGCGTTAAACCGTTACAATTAAGCAAATATCTTCAGACTTTGGATGCAACGGTTTACACAAATTGTTACGCATTCAGGTAATATGTATAATTTGGCTTCGAATTGCACATTGGAACTTAATTTGCATTATGCATTGTTGATGGTCATACTATCAAGCGAATTTTCTCAAGATTATTTCCAAGTGtgaattttatatgaaaattcatattgatatttgtCTTAAAGGTTTTTTCGTTAGagataaaaaaatgtaactTCTAAATCTCATTTTATGAACCTTATATGAAAACACTCGTGTAGTATTCTAAAATCATGAATGGTATAATGTGAATGAATACGTTTTGGAATATCCACTTCTAATTACAGATCGTGGCATTTATGCACGGAGCTCAAATCGGATTCTCGAGGGGTGACGTGAAGTTATTAACTGAGGACCTCCAAGCTCTGAAGCCCACAATATTCATAACAGTACCTCGTCTTCTAAACCGTATATACGACAAGGTAATTGCTAATTTGTTACTATATTGTATTCAAAAGGATAATTTCGCTGGTGTGAAAATAGTCGAGATaactttataattataataattcatGGCAAGTTATGGCGTTGTGACCTGATGATTGCTGATGTGGGGAATACTTTTTAACCACTCGTCCATCGCGGCCCCAAGATGAGAACTAAATGCGATGAGATAAGGTGATATGTTCAAAGCCAGTTTTGTGTGCTCGGTTGTTCAATTGTTCAGGCCAGGTTTCATTGCACAACATAATCAATAGTTCACAATGTTGTCGATTACTTAGTATGTCAATATGTCAGACTTTCGAAACTACCTATGAA from Argopecten irradians isolate NY chromosome 5, Ai_NY, whole genome shotgun sequence includes:
- the LOC138323869 gene encoding long-chain-fatty-acid--CoA ligase 1-like, with amino-acid sequence MLKKTMDCVGYSGGAMVGLGAATAVTAAAATYYLATRAEPMVTAVDLNNQSVILKDGSRCSHFVKDGKQMQSLYDDVRTTYDCFQRGLRVSNDGPCLGARTGPSKEYEWLSYRQVYDRAIAFGSGLLDLGLKASNDEFLGFYSMNRIEYVVAEQASIMFSMVSVPLYDTLGTTACSFIINQIGITHVVCDKVSKAKTLLDSVETTPSLKCIILIEEVTDELKELAAAAKIDIEEFSVVESKGKANQREPKPPVPTDLATICYTSGTTGDPKGVMLSHQNLISNMSAVAYTALKGVTVTPQDVHLSYLPMAHVFERGMQIVAFMHGAQIGFSRGDVKLLTEDLQALKPTIFITVPRLLNRIYDKILSSVQGSKLKSTLLNMALHAKTNEVKRGVVRRDSIWDQLVFKKVQQTVGGRVKIIITGSAPLGGKVLDFVRAAFGCLVLEGYGQTEAAAGITFNVPGETEAGHVGCPLPCNLVKVVDVPEMDYYATDGKGEICAKGDNVFVGYYKNPEKTAETKDDDGWLHTGDIGEWLPNGALRIIDRKKNIFKLAQGEYVAAEKIENVYMRSEFVAQAFVEGDSLKPYLMGVMVPDIEVVPAWAEKEGLPTKMDELCTCQKLKDVILQDIISVGKSMGLKSFEQVKDIHLHSEPFSMDNNLLTPTFKNKRPNLRKFFKPHITELYEKHEATS